DNA from Krasilnikovia cinnamomea:
CGCAGCGGCACGGGCAGCCCCTCCAGCGCGGCGGTGACCTGCTCGGCCAGCGTGTACACGTCGACCTGGGCGCGACCGCACGACGGGCAGGAGACGATCTCCAGGCCGCGCTCGCGCAGGCCCAGCGACTCCAGGATGGCGTTGCCGACCTTGATCTCCTCGACCGGCGGGGCGGACAACGACACCCGGATCGTGTCGCCGATCCCCTCGGCCAGCAGCGCCCCGAACGCGACCGCCGACTTCACGGTGCCCTGGAACGCGGGGCCCGCCTCGGTCACCCCGAGGTGCAGCGGGTAGTCGCACTGCTCGGCCAGCAGCCGGTACGCGCGGATCATGACGACCGGGTCGTTGTGCTTCACCGAGATCTTGATGTCCCGGAAGCCGTGCTCCTCGAACAGCGAGCACTCCCACAGCGCCGACTCCACCAGCGCCTCGGCGGTCGGCTTGCCGTACTTCTCCAGCAGCCGCTTGTCCAGCGAGCCCGCGTTGACGCCGATCCGGATCGGCACCCGCGCGTCGGACGCCGCCTTCGCGATCTCCTTGACCTTGTCGTCGAACTGCCGGATGTTGCCCGGGTTGACCCGGACCGCGGCGCAGCCCGCGTCGATCGCGGCGAAGACGTACTTCGGCTGGAAGTGGATGTCGGCGATCACCGGGATCTGCGACTTCTTGGCGATGGCGGGCAGCGCCTCGACGTCGTCCTGCGACGGCACGGCGACGCGGACGATCTGGCAGCCCGACGCGGTCAGCTCCGCGATCTGCTGCAGCGTCGCGTTGACGTCCGCGGTGAGCGTGGTGGTCATCGACTGCACGCTCACCGGCGCGCCGCCACCCACGGGCACCGAACCGACCATGATCTGGCGGCTCTGGCGGCGCGGGGCCAGCGGCGGCGGAGGCACGGCAGGCATGCCGAGACTGACTGCGGTCATATTGGTGCTCACCTGAAGATCGAGATCGGGTTGATGATGTCGGCGGTGACGGTCAGCAGCGTGAACGCCCCACCGATGAGGATGACCGCGTACGTCACGGGCATGAGCTTGTAGTAGTCCACCCGGCCCGGGTCGGGCTTGCGCAGCCGGGCGAAGAGCCAGGAGCGGACCCGCTCGTACCAGGCGATGGCGATGTGGCCGCCGTCGAGCGGCAGCAGCGGCAGCAGGTTGAAGATGCCGATGAAGACGTTCAGCGAAATGAAGATCATCAGGAAGTACTGCGGCACGCCCGCGGCGATCGCCTCGCCGCCCAACCGGCTCGCCCCGACCACGCTGATCGGGGTCTCCGGGTCCCGCTCGGAGCCGGTGATCGAGTGCCACAGCGCGGGCACCTTCTCCGGGATCTTCTTGAACGCCGTGAACGTGCCCTCGACCATCTGCCAGCCGAAGTCGCCGGTGGCCTTCACGCCCTCGACCGGCCCGTACGTGACGAGCGCGGGCTGGTCCGTCGTCCAGCTGATGCCCGCCACCGCGACCTGGCTCACCGGGCCCTGCGGGTTGTCCAGCGGCGGCCGCTGCGCCTGCGCCAGCTGCACCGTGGCGGTGCCCGCCACCCCGTCGCGCGTGTACGCGAACACCGTCGGCCCGGCCTTCGATGCCCGGATCACGTCCGTGAGCTGGCCGTAGTTGGCGATCGTGGTGTCGCCCACCTTGGTGATCACGTCGCCGTTCTTCAGCCCCGCCGCGGCGGCCGGGCCGGGGAGCGCCCCGTTCTGGCCCACGACGCACGTCTGGTCGGAGAGGTTCACCTGGATGCAGTCGCCGACCTGGATGCGCGCGACCTCGGCGCGCTGGGCGGCCGCGGTCTCGGGCAGCTTCAGGTCGGGGTTGGGCAGGCCGACGAAGACGGCCGCGAACCACAGCGCCACGATGGCTAGGAGGAAGTGGGTGATCGACCCGGCGGACATGACGATCGTGCGCTTCCACACCGGGAACCGCCACATGGCGCGCGGCTGGTCCTCGGGGGCGACGTCGTCGTCCTGCGGGGTCATCCCGACGATCTTGCAGAAGCCGCCGAGCGGGATGGCCTTGAGGCCGTACTCCGTCTCGCCGCGCTGGACCGAGAAGATCGTCGGACCGAAGCCGACGAAGTACTTCGTGACCTTCATGCCGAAGCGCTTCGCGGTGATCATGTGCCCGAGCTCGTGCAGGCTCACCGAGATCAGGATGGCCAGCGCGAACGCCGCCACACCCAGCCAGTACAGCATCAGGCTCCTTCTGCCCCAGTCGCGATCAACCGCCGAGCCTGGGCACGCGCCCATGCCTCCGCCTCAAGCACATCATCGACGGTACCCGGTTGCGCATAAGCGGGCGCCGCCGTGAGAACCGCCTCGAGTGTCTCGACGATGCCCAGGAACGGTAGCCGACCGGCCACGAACGCGGCCACACACTCTTCGTTCGCGGCGTTGTAGATCGCCGGACGGCACCGGCCCGCCCGGCCCGCCTCCTTGGCCAGCCGTACCGCCGGGAACGCCTCGTCGTCCAGCGGCCGCAGCTCCCAGCTGTGGGCGAGGGTCCAGTCCACCGCCGGGGCCGCCTCCGGCACCCGGTCCGGCCAGGCCAGGGCCAACGCGATCGGCAGCCGCATGTCCGGCGGGCTGGCCTGGGCCAGGGTCGAGCCGTCCGTGAACTCGACCAGCGAGTGCAGCACCGACTGCGGGTGCACCACGACCTCGATGTCGTCGTAGGGCACGTCGAACAGCTCGTGCGCCTCGATCACCTCCAGGCCCTTGTTGACCATGGTGGCCGAGTTGATCGTCACCACGGGGCCCATGTCCCAGGTCGGGTGCTTGAGCGCCTCCTCCGGGGTGACGTTCTCCAGCTCGGCGCGCCGCCGATCCCGGAACGCTCCGCCGCTGGCGGTCAGCACCAGCCGCCGCACCTCGCCGCGCTGGCCGCCGCGCAGGCACTGCGCCAGCGCGGAATGCTCCGAGTCGACCGGCACGATCTGCCCCGGCCGCGTCAGCGCGGCCTTGACCAGCGGGCCGCCGGCCACCAGCGACTCCTTGTTGGCCAGGGCGAGGGTACGGCCGCAGCGCAGCGCCGCCAGCGTCGGCGCGAGCCCGAGACTGCCGACCACCCCGTTGAGTACGACGTCGCACGGCCACTGGGCGAGCTCGGTCATCGCGTCCGGCCCCGCCACGATCTTCGGGATCCGGAAGTCGCCGGTCGCGTACCCGTGCTGCTGGGCCTGGGCGTAGAACGCAAGCTGGAGGTCCTGGACGGCGCTGGCCCGC
Protein-coding regions in this window:
- a CDS encoding M50 family metallopeptidase codes for the protein MLYWLGVAAFALAILISVSLHELGHMITAKRFGMKVTKYFVGFGPTIFSVQRGETEYGLKAIPLGGFCKIVGMTPQDDDVAPEDQPRAMWRFPVWKRTIVMSAGSITHFLLAIVALWFAAVFVGLPNPDLKLPETAAAQRAEVARIQVGDCIQVNLSDQTCVVGQNGALPGPAAAAGLKNGDVITKVGDTTIANYGQLTDVIRASKAGPTVFAYTRDGVAGTATVQLAQAQRPPLDNPQGPVSQVAVAGISWTTDQPALVTYGPVEGVKATGDFGWQMVEGTFTAFKKIPEKVPALWHSITGSERDPETPISVVGASRLGGEAIAAGVPQYFLMIFISLNVFIGIFNLLPLLPLDGGHIAIAWYERVRSWLFARLRKPDPGRVDYYKLMPVTYAVILIGGAFTLLTVTADIINPISIFR
- the ispG gene encoding flavodoxin-dependent (E)-4-hydroxy-3-methylbut-2-enyl-diphosphate synthase translates to MTAVSLGMPAVPPPPLAPRRQSRQIMVGSVPVGGGAPVSVQSMTTTLTADVNATLQQIAELTASGCQIVRVAVPSQDDVEALPAIAKKSQIPVIADIHFQPKYVFAAIDAGCAAVRVNPGNIRQFDDKVKEIAKAASDARVPIRIGVNAGSLDKRLLEKYGKPTAEALVESALWECSLFEEHGFRDIKISVKHNDPVVMIRAYRLLAEQCDYPLHLGVTEAGPAFQGTVKSAVAFGALLAEGIGDTIRVSLSAPPVEEIKVGNAILESLGLRERGLEIVSCPSCGRAQVDVYTLAEQVTAALEGLPVPLRVAVMGCVVNGPGEAREADLGVASGNGKGQIFVKGQVIKTVPESIIVETLVEEALRLADEMGAELPDELRELLPGPTVTVS
- the dxr gene encoding 1-deoxy-D-xylulose-5-phosphate reductoisomerase, coding for MRDLVLLGSTGSIGTQAIDIVRRNPDRFRVVGIGAGGGNVELLAAQALALGVEVVGVARASAVQDLQLAFYAQAQQHGYATGDFRIPKIVAGPDAMTELAQWPCDVVLNGVVGSLGLAPTLAALRCGRTLALANKESLVAGGPLVKAALTRPGQIVPVDSEHSALAQCLRGGQRGEVRRLVLTASGGAFRDRRRAELENVTPEEALKHPTWDMGPVVTINSATMVNKGLEVIEAHELFDVPYDDIEVVVHPQSVLHSLVEFTDGSTLAQASPPDMRLPIALALAWPDRVPEAAPAVDWTLAHSWELRPLDDEAFPAVRLAKEAGRAGRCRPAIYNAANEECVAAFVAGRLPFLGIVETLEAVLTAAPAYAQPGTVDDVLEAEAWARAQARRLIATGAEGA